From the Colletotrichum lupini chromosome 10, complete sequence genome, one window contains:
- a CDS encoding TTL domain-containing protein produces the protein MTSNSITGSTRMYAYVQPASPWLSEHIKSYIRTHAPDAKFIDNFDNFPTNSKTVFQFCDGWALNRNFKLLNSATTSLINAYPNSDALARKDYLARVVEFHVPATVRLSLDYAEYVEESLTAADDLSLLYSLEANESKPPSERDWWIMKPAMVDCGAGIRLFSTVDELADHLELAEYEVEEEDESILVCKSQQPLPDTTPCSEKGDPDFSPTLSTPGLDSLDVLVTATGALSLKQNLEAIQRSPKPQHIFKEGGRIPSAQMREFVAQQYVVSIPPIEKRKWHARAYVLSVGRLKVYVFKEVLALLAGEDYEPPWLYPSLKSSLTNTALQDEDIFVNRESMRDFWDVPDDLLPDDWKAHVFEQICAVSAELFRAAVHTMADKFTTVDKCFELFAVDFLIDSSGTAWLLEVNETPAFYNVGIAGPLALRLMESVICVTMEHMGMTQPKGHNHTSAKEGLIQVLDETDKLAKSNITEILPES, from the exons GCTCAACCAGAATGTACGCGTATGTCCAACCAGCCAGTCCTTGGCTCTCGGAACACATCAAGTCCTACATCCGAACGCACGCGCCGGATGCCAAGTTCATCGACAACTTTGATAATTTCCCGACCAACTCCAAGACAGTCTTTCAGTTTTGTGATGGTTGGGCCTTGAATCGGAACTTTAAACTCTTGAACTCAGCGACCACGAGCCTGATCAACGCCTACCCGAACAGCGACGCTTTGGCTCGGAAAGACTATCTTGCCAGAGTCGTGGAGTT TCATGTGCCCGCTACAGTCCGTCTATCGTTAGATTATGCCGAGTATGTCGAGGAGTCTTTGACTGCTGCAGACGACCTTTCGCTCCTGTATTCACTCGAGGCAAATGAGAGCAAGCCCCCATCAGAACGCGACTGGTGGATTATGAAGCCGGCAATGGTCGACTGTGGTGCTGGCATCAGACTGTTTAGCACAGTAGATGAGCTTGCCGATCATCTCGAGCTTGCAGAGTACGAGgttgaagaagaggacgagagCATCCTGGTATGCAAGAGTCAACAACCTCTCCCAGATACGACCCCATGTTCAGAAAAGGGCGACCCGGACTTCTCGCCAACACTATCTACACCTGGTCTAGACTCTCTTGATGTGCTAGTTACTGCCACAGGCGCCTTGTCGCTAAAGCAAAACTTGGAAGCGATCCAAAGAAGCCCAAAGCCCCAGCACATTTTCAAGGAAGGCGGTCGTATTCCGTCAGCCCAGATGCGCGAGTTCGTCGCTCAGCAATATGTTGTCTCTATTCCACCGATAGAGAAAAGAAAGTGGCACGCTCGAGCCTACGTTCTCTCTGTGGGCCGTCTCAAGGTCTATGTCTTCAAGGAAGTGCTTGCACTTCTTGCCGGAGAAGATTACGAACCGCCCTGGTTGTACCCAAGCCTCAAATCCTCTCTTACCAACACAGCCCTTCAAGACGAAGATATTTTTGTCAATCGAGAGTCAATGAGAGACTTTTGGGATGTTCCAGATGATTTACTGCCCGATGACTGGAAGGCGCACGTCTTTGAGCAGATCTGCGCCGTTTCCGCGGAGCTGTTCCGAGCCGCTGTACACACAATGGCGGACAAGTTCACGACAGTGGACAAATGCTTCGAACTGTTCGCGGTGGACTTTCTCATAGACTCAAGCGGAACCGCGTGGCTGCTTGAAGTCAATGAAACCCCGGCATTCTACAATGTTGGAATTGCAGGACCTTTGGCACTGCGCTTGATGGAGTCTGTTATCTGTGTGACTATGGAACATATGGGAATGACTCAGCCTAAAGGTCACAATCACACTTCTGCGAAAGAGGGGCTGATTCAAGTATTGGACGAGACTGATAAGCTTGCCAAGAGCAACATCACGGAGATTCTGCCCGAAAGCTAA